The proteins below are encoded in one region of Paeniglutamicibacter cryotolerans:
- a CDS encoding Dyp-type peroxidase, whose protein sequence is MGTRPSRRALLFGGATTMVGAAAGLAGAAVLAPRGEPGPVLDAHGANGAQRIGFHGQRQPGIETPAPAHAVFIGLDLRRGSDRAGERDALERLLRLLSQDAARLMDGRGVLADTEPELAAHPARLTVTFGLGPHAVGLLNRDLAPRWLRPLEAFGIDELDAAYGQSDLLLQLCCDDPVTLAHARRALLKDTRSLASTAWVQAGFRPAYGSAPDGSTMRNLFGQLDGSANPSGERLERALWGGENLEPWIENGTSLVLRRIRMDLDGWDEADRPGRDFSLGRRQGSGAPLHGGGEHDSVDPGALDELGLPLLSADSHVARALPRGVDEVIWRRGYKYVDGVESGLLFASYQADVEKQFLPIQRRLAGADLLNQWTTPLGSAVYAIPPGCLPGGFIGGGLPEAGRR, encoded by the coding sequence GTGGGCACGCGGCCCTCGCGCCGGGCGCTGCTCTTCGGCGGCGCCACCACCATGGTCGGTGCCGCCGCCGGACTGGCGGGTGCTGCGGTGCTGGCGCCACGCGGCGAACCCGGTCCGGTGCTTGACGCCCACGGTGCCAACGGGGCGCAGCGGATCGGCTTCCACGGCCAGCGGCAGCCGGGCATCGAAACCCCGGCGCCGGCCCACGCCGTCTTCATCGGGCTGGATCTGCGCCGCGGGAGCGACCGGGCGGGGGAGCGCGATGCGCTGGAGCGGTTGCTGCGCCTGCTCAGCCAGGACGCGGCCCGGCTCATGGACGGACGCGGCGTGCTTGCGGACACCGAACCGGAACTTGCCGCGCATCCGGCCCGGTTGACCGTCACCTTCGGGCTGGGTCCGCATGCCGTCGGTCTGCTCAACCGGGACCTGGCCCCGCGCTGGCTGCGCCCGCTGGAGGCTTTCGGCATCGATGAGCTCGATGCCGCCTACGGCCAGAGCGATCTGCTGCTGCAGCTGTGCTGCGACGACCCGGTGACGCTGGCCCATGCGCGGCGGGCGTTGCTCAAGGACACCCGATCGCTGGCCAGCACGGCCTGGGTCCAGGCTGGTTTCCGCCCGGCTTACGGAAGTGCTCCGGACGGGTCGACCATGCGCAACCTCTTCGGGCAGCTCGACGGTTCGGCCAACCCCTCCGGTGAGCGGCTGGAGCGGGCCCTCTGGGGCGGGGAGAACCTGGAACCCTGGATCGAAAACGGCACCTCGCTGGTGCTGCGCCGGATCCGCATGGACCTGGACGGGTGGGACGAGGCGGACCGGCCCGGCCGGGACTTCAGCCTCGGCCGGCGGCAGGGTTCCGGTGCGCCGCTGCACGGTGGCGGTGAACACGATTCGGTGGATCCCGGCGCGCTCGATGAGCTGGGACTGCCGCTGCTCTCGGCCGACAGCCACGTGGCACGGGCGCTTCCGCGCGGAGTCGACGAGGTGATCTGGCGCCGCGGCTACAAGTACGTCGACGGTGTGGAATCGGGCCTGCTTTTCGCCTCCTACCAGGCGGATGTGGAGAAGCAGTTCCTGCCCATCCAGCGCCGGCTGGCCGGGGCGGATCT
- a CDS encoding copper chaperone PCu(A)C translates to MSFVVPSSRAALIPAFALTLMLASCAAPAQPPAESHDVAQTATQDEPAPLHVHDAWIKAADGGMTSAFATLHNESAEPLTLSGASSDIADDIELHEMTGGTGATSMKELPGGITVEPGASVELAPGGLHLMLMGVHEAVKPGQSPVIALELADGSTIPVRFEVKSFTGANESYAPESEHGMGH, encoded by the coding sequence ATGTCCTTTGTCGTACCCTCTTCCCGAGCCGCCCTGATCCCGGCGTTCGCTCTCACGCTGATGCTCGCTTCCTGTGCGGCACCTGCCCAGCCCCCGGCGGAAAGCCACGATGTGGCCCAGACTGCCACCCAGGACGAACCGGCACCCCTGCACGTCCATGACGCCTGGATCAAGGCAGCCGACGGTGGCATGACCAGCGCCTTCGCCACATTGCACAACGAGTCGGCCGAACCGCTCACGCTCAGCGGGGCCTCGAGCGATATTGCCGATGACATTGAACTCCACGAGATGACCGGTGGCACCGGCGCCACGTCGATGAAGGAGCTTCCCGGCGGTATCACGGTGGAACCCGGAGCAAGCGTCGAGCTGGCTCCCGGAGGCCTGCACCTGATGCTGATGGGCGTCCACGAGGCAGTGAAGCCGGGCCAATCGCCGGTGATCGCCCTGGAATTGGCCGATGGTTCCACGATCCCGGTGCGATTCGAGGTCAAGTCCTTCACCGGGGCAAACGAGTCCTACGCGCCGGAATCCGAGCACGGAATGGGCCACTAG
- a CDS encoding copper resistance CopC family protein: MNQHHTRNHATAQYPMRAMRIALAAVLMALAAVFMAPSAHAHDQLVQSSPEPGATVKNPPKRITLTFSGELKPIGDIVKLTDADNAAVETTHSIAGTELTITPVKPLENGTYSLVARVVSSDGHPIDQKLAFTVKTPAASASPSAVASPAPASTTAPAAAVSPSATAQATPEPEQAPAAVKGGIPAPLVWSIAGLVGLGAVVMIIAKTRAK, encoded by the coding sequence ATGAACCAGCACCACACACGCAACCACGCAACGGCGCAATACCCCATGCGCGCGATGCGCATCGCCCTGGCAGCCGTCTTGATGGCCTTGGCAGCCGTCTTCATGGCGCCCAGCGCCCACGCCCACGACCAGCTGGTGCAATCCAGCCCGGAGCCGGGCGCCACGGTGAAGAACCCGCCGAAACGGATCACGCTGACCTTCAGCGGAGAGCTGAAGCCGATCGGCGACATCGTGAAGCTGACCGATGCCGACAACGCCGCAGTGGAAACCACCCACTCCATCGCGGGCACCGAGCTGACCATCACCCCGGTGAAGCCCTTGGAAAACGGAACTTATTCGCTGGTGGCCCGGGTAGTTTCCAGCGACGGCCACCCGATCGACCAGAAACTGGCCTTCACCGTGAAGACCCCGGCGGCTTCAGCCAGCCCGAGCGCCGTGGCATCGCCGGCGCCGGCCTCGACCACGGCCCCCGCTGCTGCAGTCAGCCCAAGCGCCACTGCACAGGCCACGCCGGAACCGGAACAGGCGCCTGCCGCAGTCAAGGGCGGAATCCCCGCACCGCTGGTCTGGAGCATTGCCGGACTGGTCGGCCTCGGAGCCGTCGTCATGATCATCGCCAAGACCCGCGCTAAATAG
- a CDS encoding HU family DNA-binding protein — protein MAMNRSELVAAVAEKTGNSQVAVNGVLDAVFEVFVSQISQGEKVSIPGWLAVERTDRAARTGRNPQTGATIQIPAGHSVKLTAGSKLKAAVAK, from the coding sequence TTGGCTATGAACCGTAGTGAGCTCGTTGCAGCCGTCGCCGAGAAGACCGGCAACTCCCAGGTCGCCGTAAACGGCGTTCTGGATGCCGTTTTCGAGGTCTTCGTTTCCCAGATCTCCCAGGGTGAAAAGGTCTCGATCCCGGGATGGCTCGCAGTCGAGCGCACCGACCGTGCAGCGCGCACCGGCCGCAACCCGCAGACCGGCGCCACCATCCAGATTCCGGCCGGCCACTCGGTCAAGCTGACCGCCGGTTCGAAGCTGAAGGCCGCTGTCGCCAAGTAG
- the rpsN gene encoding 30S ribosomal protein S14 — protein sequence MAKKSMIAKNEQRKVIVERYAAKRAELKKTLVDPQATDEAREEARLGLQKLPRNASPVRVRNRDAIDGRPRGNFQKFGISRIRFREMAHRGELPGITKSSW from the coding sequence ATGGCTAAGAAGTCCATGATCGCTAAGAACGAGCAGCGCAAGGTCATCGTTGAGCGTTACGCCGCAAAGCGTGCCGAGCTGAAGAAGACTCTCGTTGATCCCCAGGCTACCGACGAGGCACGCGAAGAGGCTCGTCTGGGCCTGCAGAAGCTGCCCCGCAACGCCTCGCCGGTCCGCGTTCGCAACCGCGACGCCATCGACGGCCGCCCCCGCGGTAACTTCCAGAAGTTCGGTATTTCCCGTATTCGCTTCCGCGAAATGGCTCACCGCGGTGAGCTTCCGGGCATCACCAAGTCTTCCTGGTAA
- the rpmG gene encoding 50S ribosomal protein L33: MAKDKDVRPIIKLKSTAGTGFTYVTRKNRRNNPDRMVLKKYDPVIRKHVEFREER; the protein is encoded by the coding sequence GTGGCTAAGGATAAGGACGTACGTCCGATCATCAAGCTCAAGTCGACCGCCGGTACCGGGTTCACCTACGTGACCCGCAAGAACCGTCGTAACAACCCAGACCGCATGGTTCTGAAGAAGTACGACCCGGTCATCCGCAAGCACGTCGAATTCCGAGAGGAGCGCTAA
- the rpmB gene encoding 50S ribosomal protein L28, whose amino-acid sequence MAAVCQVTGAVPGFGHSISHSHRRNKRRFDPNIQKKRYWVPTLRRNVTLTLSVKGIKTIDSRGIDKVVADLLAKGVKL is encoded by the coding sequence ATGGCAGCAGTATGCCAGGTGACAGGTGCGGTTCCGGGCTTCGGACACAGCATCTCCCACTCGCACCGCCGCAACAAGCGTCGGTTCGACCCGAATATCCAGAAGAAGCGCTACTGGGTTCCGACCCTGCGCCGTAATGTCACTTTGACCCTTTCGGTCAAGGGCATTAAGACCATTGACTCGCGCGGCATCGACAAAGTCGTCGCCGACCTGCTTGCGAAGGGTGTGAAGCTCTAG
- a CDS encoding MarR family winged helix-turn-helix transcriptional regulator, whose amino-acid sequence MTEPRWLNPQERDAWLALLAVTTQLPGKLDSDLQTQAKITLFDYNVLAMLSEEEERYLPMSELASKTNASLSRLSHVVKKLEARGWVERTQCPSDARVTMAHLSDAGCEMLEGLAAEHVESVRRLIFDGLDSKDVDDLSRLGRKITARLDPDHWIFRDEA is encoded by the coding sequence ATGACTGAACCCCGCTGGTTGAATCCGCAAGAACGAGATGCCTGGTTGGCGCTGCTGGCCGTCACCACCCAGCTGCCCGGGAAGCTGGATTCAGACCTGCAGACCCAGGCGAAGATCACCTTGTTCGACTACAACGTGCTGGCCATGCTCTCCGAGGAAGAGGAACGGTACCTGCCGATGAGTGAACTGGCATCGAAAACCAACGCCTCGCTGTCCAGGCTGTCCCATGTGGTGAAGAAGCTCGAGGCCCGAGGCTGGGTGGAGCGCACCCAGTGTCCAAGCGACGCTCGAGTGACCATGGCGCACCTATCGGATGCCGGCTGCGAAATGCTCGAGGGGCTCGCCGCGGAGCACGTTGAATCGGTGCGCCGGCTCATCTTCGACGGGCTCGATTCCAAGGATGTAGACGATTTGTCCCGTCTTGGACGCAAGATCACGGCTCGCCTGGATCCGGATCACTGGATCTTCCGCGACGAGGCGTAA
- a CDS encoding ABC transporter permease produces MKQKIGRWFIPVVGGLAFVYLLVPIVYIFVFSFNDAGRTNLAWRGFTLKNWQNPCGAPNICEALGNSLQIGILATIFATVLGTCIALGLVRYKFRFRNTADLLIILPLATPEVVLGASLLAQFLNLGWELGFWTIIIAHTVFCMSFVVVTVRARVSGLDPRLEEAASDLYASPMATFWKVTFPLLLPGITAAALLSFAMSFDDFIITNFNSGNFDTFPKFIYVAATRGIPAQANVIGSAMFIIALLIVVIGQIISYRRQKMLAAR; encoded by the coding sequence ATGAAACAAAAAATCGGTCGCTGGTTCATTCCCGTCGTTGGTGGACTGGCCTTTGTCTACCTGCTTGTCCCCATTGTCTACATCTTCGTCTTTTCCTTCAACGATGCCGGGCGCACCAACCTGGCCTGGCGCGGATTCACGTTGAAGAACTGGCAGAATCCCTGTGGGGCCCCGAACATCTGCGAGGCTCTGGGCAACTCGCTGCAGATCGGCATCCTGGCGACGATTTTCGCCACGGTGCTCGGCACCTGCATTGCGCTGGGCCTGGTGCGCTACAAGTTCAGGTTCCGCAACACGGCGGACCTGCTGATCATCCTGCCGCTGGCCACCCCCGAGGTGGTGCTCGGGGCCTCGCTGCTGGCGCAGTTCCTCAACCTGGGTTGGGAGCTGGGCTTCTGGACGATCATCATCGCGCACACGGTGTTCTGCATGTCATTTGTCGTAGTGACCGTCCGGGCCAGGGTCTCGGGCCTGGATCCCCGGTTGGAGGAGGCGGCAAGCGACCTCTACGCGTCGCCGATGGCCACCTTCTGGAAGGTGACGTTCCCGCTGCTGCTTCCGGGCATCACCGCAGCGGCACTGCTCAGCTTCGCGATGAGTTTCGATGACTTCATCATCACGAACTTCAACTCGGGCAACTTCGACACCTTCCCGAAGTTCATCTACGTTGCGGCGACCCGGGGTATCCCGGCCCAGGCCAATGTCATCGGCTCGGCGATGTTCATCATCGCGTTGCTGATCGTGGTCATCGGGCAGATCATCTCCTACCGCCGGCAGAAAATGCTGGCAGCCCGGTAA
- a CDS encoding ABC transporter permease: MTALDDKPRVSGRRAKVETEEWRSEEEIAADKRKGRVGMYLIVPGFAFLVLFFAAPVVVLLAMSLYAKPPGAEIGEFVPALQFSNYLTVLSAYWDTLVRSFGFALIATIAALLIGYPMAYLVAVRLRGYRLLQGILLVLLIAPFFSSFILRTQAWKQILADEGPVVSVLRAVAILPPDGRLTATAFAVICGLTYNFLPFMMLPIYASLDRLDVSMLEASGDLYASPMTTFFRVTLPLSAPGVFAGTLLTFIPTAGDYVNAAILGNNRDTTMIGQVIDSRFFRVVDYPGASALSFILMVAILVLVLIYIKRFGTKELF; this comes from the coding sequence ATGACCGCCCTGGACGACAAGCCACGTGTCTCCGGACGCCGCGCCAAGGTCGAGACGGAGGAGTGGCGCAGCGAGGAGGAGATAGCCGCCGACAAGCGCAAGGGCCGGGTCGGGATGTACCTGATCGTCCCGGGCTTCGCCTTCCTGGTGCTGTTCTTCGCGGCGCCGGTCGTGGTGCTGCTGGCCATGTCGCTGTACGCCAAGCCGCCGGGCGCCGAAATCGGCGAATTCGTTCCGGCGCTGCAGTTCAGCAACTATCTCACCGTGCTGTCCGCCTACTGGGATACGCTGGTGCGCTCCTTCGGGTTCGCGCTGATTGCCACCATTGCCGCGCTGCTCATCGGCTACCCGATGGCCTATCTGGTTGCCGTGCGGCTGCGGGGCTATCGGCTGTTGCAGGGCATCCTGCTGGTGCTGCTGATCGCCCCGTTCTTCTCCAGCTTCATCCTGCGTACCCAGGCCTGGAAGCAGATCCTCGCGGACGAGGGCCCCGTGGTCAGCGTGCTGCGTGCCGTCGCGATCCTGCCGCCCGACGGGCGGCTGACGGCCACGGCCTTCGCCGTCATTTGCGGTCTGACCTATAATTTCCTACCGTTCATGATGCTGCCGATCTACGCCAGCCTGGACCGGTTGGACGTCTCCATGCTGGAGGCTTCGGGTGACCTGTATGCCAGCCCGATGACCACCTTCTTCAGGGTGACGCTGCCGCTGTCGGCTCCCGGTGTCTTCGCGGGGACGCTTTTGACGTTCATCCCCACCGCAGGCGACTACGTCAACGCGGCGATCCTGGGCAACAACCGGGACACGACGATGATCGGGCAGGTCATTGATTCGCGGTTCTTCAGGGTAGTCGACTACCCGGGCGCTTCGGCGCTGAGCTTCATCTTGATGGTGGCCATCTTGGTACTGGTCCTGATCTACATCAAGCGTTTCGGTACCAAGGAACTGTTCTAG
- a CDS encoding ABC transporter ATP-binding protein, whose translation MSTETSLGVTPTGTLNSSGADLQLTNVTKRFAEFTAVDDLTLTIPSGSFFALLGPSGCGKTTTLRMVAGLEQPTSGEISIGGKDVTKLSSHQRHVNTVFQSYALFPHMSVLDNVSFGLKRQKIAGATEKAKAALELVELGHLGARRPAQLSGGQQQRVALARALVNRPAVLLLDEPLGALDMKLRRQMQVELKAIQTEVGLTFIHVTHDQEEAMTMADTVAVMNKGKIEQMGAPRDLYELPRTAFVANFLGKSNLMSGQVIEDLGGFVAVNVAGSRVLMPKDRSVAHSGNVVVGVRPEKMRILDMNMDHTHTDNQLTGTVLDASFTGVSTEYLVEVPGIGTLGTFSQNLGQRPAAPGETVRLTWEPEYSFGLDGGDGPEAVTEAESADDFDGELEAEVEPA comes from the coding sequence ATGAGCACAGAAACCAGCCTCGGCGTAACCCCGACCGGCACACTGAACAGCAGCGGGGCCGACCTGCAGCTGACCAACGTCACCAAGCGTTTCGCAGAATTCACGGCGGTGGACGACCTGACCCTGACCATTCCCTCGGGGTCCTTCTTCGCCCTGCTGGGACCTTCTGGCTGTGGCAAGACCACCACGTTGCGGATGGTGGCGGGCCTTGAGCAGCCCACGAGCGGTGAGATCAGCATTGGCGGCAAGGACGTCACCAAGCTGTCCTCGCACCAGCGCCACGTGAACACGGTGTTCCAGTCCTATGCGCTCTTCCCGCATATGTCGGTGCTGGACAACGTGTCGTTCGGACTCAAGCGCCAGAAGATCGCCGGCGCCACGGAGAAGGCCAAGGCCGCTCTGGAACTAGTGGAACTCGGACACCTGGGAGCCCGCCGCCCTGCCCAACTCTCCGGCGGCCAGCAGCAGCGCGTGGCGTTGGCCCGTGCCCTGGTCAACCGACCGGCGGTGCTGCTGCTCGACGAACCGCTCGGTGCACTGGACATGAAGCTGCGCCGGCAAATGCAGGTGGAGCTCAAAGCCATCCAGACCGAGGTCGGCCTGACCTTCATCCACGTCACCCACGACCAGGAGGAGGCCATGACCATGGCCGACACGGTCGCCGTGATGAACAAGGGCAAGATTGAGCAGATGGGCGCTCCGCGTGACCTCTATGAACTGCCCCGAACCGCATTTGTCGCCAACTTCCTAGGCAAGTCGAACCTCATGTCCGGACAGGTCATCGAGGACTTGGGCGGTTTCGTGGCGGTCAACGTCGCCGGCTCCCGAGTGCTCATGCCCAAGGACCGATCGGTCGCCCATTCAGGCAACGTGGTCGTGGGGGTGCGTCCGGAAAAAATGCGCATCCTTGACATGAACATGGACCACACCCACACGGACAATCAGCTCACTGGAACCGTGCTTGATGCCTCATTCACCGGTGTGAGCACCGAGTACCTCGTTGAGGTGCCGGGCATCGGAACGTTGGGTACCTTCTCGCAGAACCTGGGCCAGCGTCCCGCCGCTCCTGGTGAAACGGTCCGTCTGACCTGGGAACCGGAGTACTCCTTCGGACTGGATGGCGGAGACGGCCCCGAAGCGGTCACCGAAGCGGAATCCGCCGACGATTTCGACGGTGAGCTGGAAGCCGAGGTGGAACCGGCATGA
- a CDS encoding ABC transporter substrate-binding protein yields MSRSIRRRESARHWVQALEKTQLSRRGMLAGSGGLALAAMLAACGTGSGSGGGTAKGVVKPTAAADLSAEQAIVNWANWTLYLDYDDKSKKYPTLEKFKKQSGITANYSEDIDSNDMYYGKVQAQLAAGQDIGQDIITPSDWMSERLIRQGYVQELDHANIPNIKNLLPELKDVRFDQGRKQSLTWQSGFTGLAWNKEAFPKGLRTVSDLWQPELKGRVSVLDEMRDTMPMMLLDAGVDIRGDWGDNEYGNAIDVLDEHVSSGQIRQVKGNSYKQDLISGDVLAALVYSGDITQLNFEEGDKWEFIMPDAGGLIWSDNFMVPIGSPHKTNAEKLMDFYYDPVVAAEVAAYVNYVCPVVGAREAMEKIDPELVDNPLIFPTAEYLSKATTERTMSIEEEARFQELFQQVIGV; encoded by the coding sequence ATGTCACGCAGTATCCGTCGGCGCGAATCGGCCCGTCATTGGGTACAAGCGCTGGAAAAGACCCAACTCTCCCGGCGGGGCATGCTCGCCGGGAGCGGCGGTCTGGCCCTGGCCGCGATGCTCGCGGCCTGTGGCACCGGCAGCGGCAGCGGGGGAGGTACGGCCAAAGGGGTAGTCAAACCTACCGCCGCGGCTGATCTTTCGGCCGAGCAAGCCATAGTCAACTGGGCTAACTGGACGCTTTACCTGGACTATGACGACAAGTCCAAGAAATACCCGACGCTGGAGAAGTTCAAGAAACAGAGCGGCATTACAGCGAACTATTCCGAGGACATCGACAGCAATGACATGTACTACGGGAAGGTCCAGGCGCAGCTGGCCGCTGGTCAGGACATCGGGCAGGACATCATCACGCCCAGTGACTGGATGTCCGAACGGCTGATCCGCCAGGGCTACGTCCAGGAGCTGGACCACGCGAACATCCCGAACATCAAGAACCTGCTACCCGAGCTCAAGGACGTGCGCTTCGACCAGGGGCGCAAGCAGTCGTTGACCTGGCAGTCCGGCTTCACCGGCCTCGCCTGGAACAAGGAGGCGTTCCCGAAGGGCCTGCGCACCGTCTCGGACTTGTGGCAGCCAGAGCTCAAGGGCCGCGTCAGCGTGCTTGATGAAATGCGCGACACGATGCCGATGATGCTGCTGGATGCCGGCGTGGATATCCGGGGTGACTGGGGCGACAACGAGTACGGCAACGCCATCGACGTGTTGGATGAGCATGTCAGCTCCGGGCAGATCCGCCAGGTCAAGGGCAACTCCTACAAGCAGGACCTGATCAGCGGAGACGTACTGGCGGCACTGGTCTACTCGGGTGACATCACGCAGTTGAACTTCGAGGAGGGCGATAAGTGGGAGTTCATCATGCCCGATGCCGGCGGACTGATCTGGAGCGACAACTTCATGGTGCCGATCGGATCCCCGCATAAGACGAACGCGGAGAAGCTCATGGACTTCTACTACGATCCGGTCGTTGCCGCCGAGGTGGCGGCCTACGTGAACTACGTCTGCCCGGTCGTCGGAGCCAGGGAGGCCATGGAAAAAATCGACCCGGAGCTCGTGGACAACCCGCTGATCTTCCCGACGGCGGAGTACCTCTCCAAGGCAACCACCGAGCGAACCATGTCCATCGAAGAGGAAGCGCGCTTCCAGGAACTGTTCCAGCAAGTGATTGGCGTATAG
- a CDS encoding ABC transporter substrate-binding protein: MSTRPRRELPQDPALRALIKAQMSRRNVLLGAGGLGLAGMLAACGTGGKGGTGAGAGAGTADATPAVVDLSATDKTVNFANWTLYLDYDDKTKKYPTLEQFNKLTGISVNYSEDIDGNDTYYGKVQAQLAAGQDIGQDIITLTDWMAGRVIRQGYTHELDHANIPNIKNLLPSLRDVDFDPGRKHSLTWQSGYAGIAWNKEKVPGGLRSVADLWNPELKGRITVLDEMRDTMGLLMLQDGVDISGTWGDPEFTHALDSLQQQIDSGQIRQVKGNSYKEDFVSGDAIAGIVWSGDITQLNFENDDRWDFILPEAGGTLWSDNMMVPVASPRKTNAEKLMNFYYDPEVAAQVAAYVNFISPVVGAREAMDKIDPSLVDNPLIFPSEDDLKHAHVFRTLDADEESNYNSRFQTAIGA, translated from the coding sequence ATGTCGACGAGGCCACGGCGCGAGCTGCCGCAGGACCCGGCCCTCAGGGCCCTGATCAAGGCTCAGATGAGCCGCCGCAACGTGCTGCTGGGAGCCGGCGGGCTCGGGCTGGCCGGGATGCTTGCCGCCTGCGGCACGGGCGGCAAGGGCGGAACCGGGGCAGGGGCAGGGGCGGGGACCGCCGATGCCACCCCTGCCGTGGTGGACCTGTCGGCAACGGATAAGACGGTGAACTTCGCCAACTGGACCTTGTACCTGGACTATGACGACAAGACGAAGAAGTACCCTACGCTGGAGCAGTTCAACAAGCTGACCGGCATCAGCGTCAATTACTCCGAGGACATCGACGGCAACGACACCTACTACGGGAAGGTCCAGGCGCAGCTGGCGGCTGGCCAGGACATCGGCCAGGACATCATCACGCTGACCGACTGGATGGCCGGGCGCGTCATCCGTCAGGGCTACACCCATGAACTCGACCATGCCAACATTCCGAACATCAAGAACCTGCTGCCCTCGCTGCGGGACGTTGATTTCGACCCGGGCCGCAAGCACTCGCTGACCTGGCAGTCAGGATATGCCGGCATTGCCTGGAACAAGGAAAAGGTCCCCGGCGGCCTGCGCAGCGTCGCCGACCTCTGGAATCCGGAGCTCAAGGGCCGCATCACCGTGCTCGACGAAATGCGCGACACGATGGGCCTGCTGATGCTCCAGGACGGCGTGGACATCTCCGGCACCTGGGGCGACCCCGAATTCACCCATGCGCTGGATAGCCTGCAGCAGCAGATCGACTCCGGGCAGATCCGTCAGGTCAAGGGCAACTCCTACAAGGAGGACTTTGTCTCCGGCGACGCCATTGCCGGCATCGTGTGGTCGGGGGACATAACCCAGTTGAATTTCGAGAACGACGACCGCTGGGACTTCATCCTGCCCGAGGCCGGCGGCACGCTGTGGAGCGACAACATGATGGTCCCCGTCGCCTCCCCGCGAAAGACCAACGCCGAGAAACTAATGAATTTCTACTACGACCCCGAGGTCGCAGCCCAGGTTGCCGCCTACGTAAACTTCATTTCCCCGGTGGTCGGGGCCCGCGAGGCCATGGACAAAATCGACCCGTCACTGGTCGACAACCCGCTGATCTTCCCGTCAGAAGACGACCTTAAACATGCTCATGTCTTCCGCACGCTGGATGCGGACGAGGAATCGAACTACAACTCACGGTTCCAGACCGCGATCGGAGCATAA
- a CDS encoding Lrp/AsnC family transcriptional regulator gives MDATSKAIIEQLQEDGRRSYASVGKAVGLSEAAVRQRVQKLVDSKVMQVVAVTDPLQLGFKRQAMIGVKSDGDIIATADRISELPEVDYCVVVAGPSDIIAEVVCANDDDLLRIIKEIRAIEGVRDTETFMYLSLRKQEYNWGTR, from the coding sequence ATGGATGCCACGAGCAAGGCAATCATCGAACAGCTTCAGGAAGACGGGCGCCGTTCCTACGCGTCGGTCGGCAAGGCAGTGGGCCTGAGCGAAGCGGCCGTGAGGCAGCGGGTCCAGAAACTTGTGGACAGCAAGGTCATGCAGGTCGTGGCGGTCACTGATCCGCTGCAGCTGGGCTTCAAGCGCCAGGCCATGATCGGGGTGAAATCCGACGGGGACATCATCGCCACGGCGGACCGCATCTCGGAATTGCCTGAGGTCGACTACTGCGTCGTGGTCGCCGGTCCGTCGGACATCATCGCGGAGGTCGTATGCGCAAACGACGACGACCTTCTGCGCATCATCAAGGAAATCCGAGCCATCGAGGGCGTCCGGGACACCGAAACGTTCATGTACCTCTCGTTGCGCAAACAAGAATACAACTGGGGTACACGATGA